The Thiovulum sp. ES sequence AAAAACTTTAAAACTGTTTTAATTGAGGCTGTAATCCCAATTCTTGATTTAGAAACTGTCTTTATCAAACGAGTTGAAAAAGAGATTTTGGTGATGATTTCAAAACTTGACTCACCTGAAATCAACGATTTTGTTCTCAACTCACTCGATATTTATCTTGAAAAAGAGTTAGCAAATATCGATGAAAAAGTCGAAGACTACAAACGAAAAAAAGAGATTTTAGAGACAATCGAAAATTTCTTAAACTCACAAAATTAAAATAAAGGGAGTTTTGCCCCTCTAAGAAAAGGATTAAAAAATGGAAAATTGGGAAATCAGATTAAAAAACTGGGCAGATAAAAACGGAGTTACAACAAAGTTTGGAGATTGGCAAAATCTACAAAACTTAACATCGCTTTTTTTGGATAGAAATAATTTAAAAGAGTTCCCATTAAAAGAGTTGCCTCCTGAAATTGGAAATCTAAAAAACTTAACATCGCTTTATTTTAGAAATAATGATTTAAAAGAGTTGTCACCAGAAATTGGAAATCTACAAAACTTAACATCGCTTTATTTAAGCCATAACAATTTAGAAGAGTTGCCTCCTGAAATTGGAAATCTTCAAAACTTAACATCGCTTAGTTTAAGCTTTATCAATTTAAAAGAGTTACCACCTGAAATTGGAAATCTTCAAAACTTAACAGAACTTGGTTTAAGTGGTAATAATTTAAAAGAGTTGCCACCAGAAATTGGAAATCTTCAAAACTTAACATCGCTTTTTTTAAGCAATAACAATTTAAAAGAGTTACCACCTGAAATTGGAAATCTTCAAAACTTAACATCGCTTTATTTAGACAATAACAATTTAAAAGAGTTACCACCTGAAATTGGAAATCTTCAAAACTTAGAGGTGCTTCGTTTAGACAATAACAATTTAAAAGAGTTGCCACCAGAAATTGGAAATCTTCAAAACTTAACAGAGCTTTGGTTAACAGATAAAAAATCAGAAAGAGATAAAGATGAAACGGTTTTTGATTTCTTTATTCGTGCTGGAGGCGATAAGATTAACATTCAAAAAAAAGTATCTCTTTCTGTAATGCTTCGGTTCTTTAAAAGCAAAGGCTTTTTAAAAAATAATAAAAATAGAGATATAGCTTTACAAAAGTTTGAAGAAATTTATGAAAATGAGATTTTTATCTACACTGATACTCTTGAAGTTATTCCAAAATATTACAGCAAAATAGTTGAAGTTTTAGAAGATTCAATTAAGAAAGAGTTTGAAGAGTTAGAAAATAGTTTTGATAAAAATTCCCCTCTGCAAAAAAAGGAGTTTGAAAAAAGGTATCAAACACTTAAAGATCACTACACAGAATTTGAGTATCCACTTGAAAGAGAAGAGAATGAAAAAAAAGATAAATTAGAAATGATAGAAGAAGAAAATGAAACTCTAAAATCTGAAAATGCCGAACTTCAAGCAAAATTAGACCTCATCGAACAAGAGAAAAAAGAGACTGCTGAAATAGTTGCACGAATTGGAGAGAAGTTTTTCAAATGAGTGTTCAAGAATTTTTAGAAAATATAACTTTAGAAGAACTTGAGGAACTTCGACAAAAGAAATTAGAAATGGTGGGTGAAATCCCATCTTTTTCATACTCAAAAATCAGAAAAGAGGATTTAGAGAATCTTTTTGTTTTGGAACGAAACTTTGACAAAACAGTTTTTAGCTCTTGGTTTGAAAATCATTTAGAAATCTGTGAAGAGACAAAAGAGTTTTTAAGAGATTTGCTAAAAAAAGAGTCAGACTTCATTCAAATTTACAAAGAAGAAGATTTAAAAGTTAAATTTTTGAGTCCAATTCTAAATCGAGTTGATTTTAAAATTAAATATCAAATTCGGGATTTTTACGAAGAAAACCTACTTTACAAAACTGATAAATTTATTCTAAATGGAACTACTGATTTTTTGGTTTCAAAAGGTTTTGAACGGGCTGAAAAACCATATTTTTTTATTCAAGAATTCAAAAAAGGTCGAGAATTTTCAGACCCAGAACCTCAACTTTTAGCTGAATTGATTGCAGGTTTAGAGATTTCCAAAGCTTCTCAAATTCATGGAGCTTATATTATTGGCTCACTCTGGACATTTGTAGTTTTAGAAAAAGTTGAAATTGAGAAATATCGTTACTCTATTTCTGATGAATTCAATTCAAAAAGAGAGAGTGAACTTTTTGAAATCTATAAAAATCTACTGTTTGTAAAAAATGAGATTGAGAAGAGTTTAAAATGAGTGTTCAAGAATTTTTAGAAAATATCACTTTAGAAGAGTTAGAAGAACTTCGACAAAAAAAGCTAGAAATGGTAGGAGAAATCCCATCTTTTTCCTATTCTAAAATCAGGTTTTCGGACTTAGAGAACTTAGTAAATTTACAACACTCTTTAAAAGGTTTAAGATTTAAATCTTGGTTTGAAAATAGTCTGAATATTTCAAAAGAGACAGAAGAGTTTTTAGAGAGACTTTTAGTTAGAAATGCAGATTTAATCAAGTATTTTGATGAAGAGGATCTAAAAGTCCATTTTTTAACTCCTCTTTTTTTGAAAGTAGATTTTTTCTCTCTTGAAAAAGAGCAGAGAGATTTTTACAATGAAAGAGTTACTTATAAAACTGATAGATTTATTCTAAATGGAGAGGTAGATTTTGTTTTTTCAAAAGGTATTTTCAAAAGTCAAACCCCATATTTCTTTATTCAGGAATTCAAAGAGGGAAAGAGTCCATCTGATCCAGAACCCCAACTTTTAGCTGAATTGATAGCAGGTGTAGAGTTAAATAGTTGGAAAGAGATAAAAGGTGCTTATATTGTTGGTGCAATTTGGAACTTTGTCATTTTAGAAAAAGTTGGTGAAAACTCATATCAATATTTTGTTTCTGAAAATTTTGACTCAACAAAAATAGAGGATTTGAAAAACATCTACAAAAATCTACTATTTATTAAAGATGAGGTGATGAAACTTGACTAAAAAAGAGTGTAAAGAGCTGATAGAAAAACTTCCTGATTCTATTTCAGAAAATGAAAAAAGAGAAATTCAAAAGATTTTAAAACGAATTAATGAGAGGTTTTTTAACACCTCATCAGAAAATAAAAAGATTGTTTTTGATGAAGATCAATTAATAGCGATAAACTCTAAATCTAAAAATATTCTATTGAAGGCTCGTGCTGGAAGTGGAAAAACTGCTGTTCTGGTCGAAAGAGCTAAAAGACTTTTAAATAATCGTGAAAAGGTTTTGCTTCTCGCTTTTAATAAAAAAGCCTCTCTCGAAATGAAAAAACGGCTCGGTAACGGTTTTCAGAACTCAAAAACTTTTCACTCTTTCGCCTCTTCGATTGTAAAATCAAAAGATAATATTCTAATGGATAGAGAACTACTTTTATATATTCAAAATTTTATTCCTAAAAGTCAATTATCTAAAATTGGAAATGATGAGATTTCTCAAAAAAAAGAGAGTTTATCTCCTGATTATTTTGTGAAATATATTCGTAATCGTTCAGACTACTCTTTAAGTGGTGATAAGATTAAATCAAAAGGTGAAAAACTGATTGCTAATTTTCTTTTTGAACACGATAAAAAATCTCTTGAAATTCCAACTATTGATCCTGAAAATAATCGTGAAGAGTTTGAAAAAATATTAAAATCAAAACTTCAAAAAAGTGGAATTAAATTGAAAAAACTTTCAGATTCAGAAATAGAAAATAGAGTTTTAGCAAATTTTCCAACTATTTATAAAACCACTGAACGAATAGAAAAATATATCTCAATTGCAAAATCTAAAAACTGGAAACCCGAAAAATTAGATCAAAAAATTCAAAATTTTTCAGAAGAGAGAGAGTTTTTAAAACTTGCTAACTCTGTTTATAAGAGATATGAAGATAGCAACAAAACAGATTTTAATGATCTCTTAATTCGTGCAACTCAAAAAGTCTCAAAACTAAATTTAGATCATATTTTGATTGATGAATTTCAAGATTTTAATCCACTTTTTAATGGTTTAATTCAGAGAGTTTTAGAGTTAAATCCTAAAATTAATATTTTTGCAGTTGGTGATGATTGGCAAGGAATTAACGGTTTTGCAGGAGCTGATCTAAAATATTTTATAAATTTTAATGAATATTTCGATAATCCAGAAATCTTAAAAATGAGAAAAAACTATCGTAGCAGAAAAGCAATAGTTGATTTTGGAAATAAAATTATGAGTGCTTCAGAAGATGAGAAAGCTATTTCGGTTCTTGATGGCGGTGAAATTATAGAAAATAACAAATTTCCAAAAGATAGAGATTTAACTTTTATTACAAGATCAAATTCTGAAAAAAGCAAATTTCAAGATAAAAATATCACTGAAAAGATAACTGCTCATAAATCCAAAGGCTTACAATTTGATGAGGTGCTTCTTCAAAAAGATAGTTTTGAAAATAATAAAACTCACTCTGAAAATAGATTTTTCAAGATTTTTGGCAAAACTGATGATGAAATCAAAGCTGAAGAGAAACGACTTTTTTATGTGGCTATAACAAGAGCAAAAGATAAATTATATTTGATTTAAGGTTTCCCCTTTCGGGGGAAAGAAATTACAAGCTGTAATTTTCGATTTCGTGGAAATTCAAATATTTGTAAATATCTGCTTCTTTTCCTGCAATTTTTTCAGGAACGATTTTCAGATATTCCTCTTTTGATGGAAGTCTTCCAAGCATTGAAGCAACTGCTGCTAATTCCGCTGAACCAAGATAAACTTTCGCACCTTTTAGAACTTCTCCTAATAAACTA is a genomic window containing:
- a CDS encoding ATP-dependent exonuclase V beta subunit, helicase and exonuclease domain-containing (PFAM: UvrD/REP helicase), which encodes MTKKECKELIEKLPDSISENEKREIQKILKRINERFFNTSSENKKIVFDEDQLIAINSKSKNILLKARAGSGKTAVLVERAKRLLNNREKVLLLAFNKKASLEMKKRLGNGFQNSKTFHSFASSIVKSKDNILMDRELLLYIQNFIPKSQLSKIGNDEISQKKESLSPDYFVKYIRNRSDYSLSGDKIKSKGEKLIANFLFEHDKKSLEIPTIDPENNREEFEKILKSKLQKSGIKLKKLSDSEIENRVLANFPTIYKTTERIEKYISIAKSKNWKPEKLDQKIQNFSEEREFLKLANSVYKRYEDSNKTDFNDLLIRATQKVSKLNLDHILIDEFQDFNPLFNGLIQRVLELNPKINIFAVGDDWQGINGFAGADLKYFINFNEYFDNPEILKMRKNYRSRKAIVDFGNKIMSASEDEKAISVLDGGEIIENNKFPKDRDLTFITRSNSEKSKFQDKNITEKITAHKSKGLQFDEVLLQKDSFENNKTHSENRFFKIFGKTDDEIKAEEKRLFYVAITRAKDKLYLI
- a CDS encoding Leucine Rich Repeat (LRR)-containing protein, producing MENWEIRLKNWADKNGVTTKFGDWQNLQNLTSLFLDRNNLKEFPLKELPPEIGNLKNLTSLYFRNNDLKELSPEIGNLQNLTSLYLSHNNLEELPPEIGNLQNLTSLSLSFINLKELPPEIGNLQNLTELGLSGNNLKELPPEIGNLQNLTSLFLSNNNLKELPPEIGNLQNLTSLYLDNNNLKELPPEIGNLQNLEVLRLDNNNLKELPPEIGNLQNLTELWLTDKKSERDKDETVFDFFIRAGGDKINIQKKVSLSVMLRFFKSKGFLKNNKNRDIALQKFEEIYENEIFIYTDTLEVIPKYYSKIVEVLEDSIKKEFEELENSFDKNSPLQKKEFEKRYQTLKDHYTEFEYPLEREENEKKDKLEMIEEENETLKSENAELQAKLDLIEQEKKETAEIVARIGEKFFK